Within Saccharomyces paradoxus chromosome X, complete sequence, the genomic segment TTTTGTGATAGAGAGTATGGGTCAACGGTGGCTATATCTTCAGGCAGGTGACGACGAATTGGATCGAAAGAAGGATGAAGTAGAAGTTTTCTAATTATGTTCTTTCCATTTGGATGAGATATGAGAGAGTACAACCTCCTGTTAGACAAAGTAACAGCGCAATGAAGGGAGCGTAACATTACCTGAGTGGCGGTTGGTTAtttaatattgaaaatgtaACTCTCCATCGATTCTTCATGTTgaggaaatttttcatctgtTCAATCAGTAAGCTACTTAAGCCACTCAAGAAGTCTTCGGGTAATGGGAACAATGTTCACGCCCATGAATTTCACTTTTTACTAACAAAATGTAAATTCTAGCGCTAACTTAGATAAATATCCGGCTATAAGATGGAAAAGGGTAAGAACTAGAAAGGTATATATAACAGGTAAGATATAAACTATCCATTTAATTATGGtgtgagaaaaaaaagagaagaagcAAATTATGAACGAAAAATTCTTGTGGTTTGACGTAGTGTACCGGCTATGCAGCACCTGTTTTAAAATAGCAAGTACGACAGAACCAGGAAAAAGATGGAACAGAGCTCACTTGAGAAAAACATAGAAGCTTTACCTTCGTAGATTGAAATTATAATAGAGGTTGATGTGGAGTTCCGTTGGGTACTAAACGGTTGGCTGCCTGATGTTGAAGAATAATATGCCATTAACGACGACGCTGAAGAGGTATCACTTTTCGTACCTTGAGATGAGAGTACTGTTTCACTTAAAGAATTAGAGGCAACTGTAGATGTTGTCAAAGCCGAGTACTCAAAGTATTCTGTACTCTCCGTTTTGATAGATGTATTAAGTATTGGCGCAGTAGTCGGCACAAAACTGGAACTTAGTAATGACTTGCTTGCGGGCACAGATGATGCGTGTGGAGTAGACGTATACTTGGAAgaattggatgactgtCTGCTGCTAAAGGAGTTCAAGAAGTTTCTCGTGGAGGTTACACAAGTGGGCTCTTCAGAAGAAACAGGACTAGTATTGGTAATAGTGTCAGTGTGCATCTTGACAAATGAAACATCCGATGTTTCTAATACTGCTGATGAAGAGGTTAATGATGTGCTATTGATCATTGCGGAGGCGGAAGAAGTGGATTGCGGGGTGTGAGTTTTCATACCGCTTGTCCATTCAGATGTTGAAGTCACAATAGGTACGGCGGTCAAAGGCGGTTCTGTGCTGACGGTTTCCAAATGACTGATCACTTCTGATGTCGTTTGACCGCCTGTTTCTATTGTGGAAGTGGATTCTCTGGAATATGCACTATTGTGTGTACTTGTACCGGTAGTAGTAGCTGGAATCAGTTTTGTGCTGATAGTCCCCACATGACTGATTACTTCCGACGTGCTTTGAGTGCCTGTTTCTATTGTGGAAGTGGATTCTGTGGAATGTGCACTAGTATATGTACTTGTCAGACCGGTAATAGAGGATGAAGTAAAAGTGCTTTTGGCGCTAGCTGTACCAAGGTTCCGACCCTGATAAACAATGAATTCCCTAGTAGTCGAGAATTGCGAAGCATATGTAGTATTTGCTATAGTATCAAAACATGTGTATTGAAATTCCAACGCATGATCTATAGTGTTTATATTAGCGGGTAGAGATTGCAATGCGTTAACCCATACCATTTCACCATCATCTAGTTTTTCGTCAAGTGTAATCCACAAATTACTACCAAAACAAGTAATGTCGGCATTGGTATCATTGTAGCTTTGCGGAAACCACCAATCGTTAAAATCATTAGATGAATAAACCTGGACCGAAGAACAATCCAAATTGATATTGTGATTGAAATTGTCGTAATCAATCTTTTCAGTACCACCCAGGAAATATCCGTTTGGACAACGCATACCCAAGTGATAACTTTCAAAAGAGCCGTAACCAGTTGTACGCCCAGAATGCAAAACATTTTCTGTAAATGCAGCGGAATCGAAATTCACCACATCAGACATTTGATCACCAAGTTGAACAAGCATTGGCccagatttgaaaaacttaGCGTTTTCTAACTCATATTCATACTTTGAATTACCATTGCTAAAATTAAGTGAAAATGTCATGGAACCGTCAATTGTATTATAAGAGGACAAATTAGTTTGAGCAGTACACGTGAAAGTAGTATTCTCATACAAATACGCAGCTTGTTGCGAAACATAGCATTTGAAGGCCTCAGTACCGTCCCTCAAAGAAATAGTTGTTTTTTGCGATGAATCTGACAGCTTAATCCTATAAACATGGGGCATTGATAATGTGAAATCATCGCCCTCTCTAATAGAAGACGCATCCGCGATAGTAAAATCAAAACTGGCGGTCCAACCTTGATCGGGTTGCTTATTCGCAGTTAGTGGAGTAATTTCtaaattggaaaatgagATATCATTGATCTTTGCAGCAAAGGCCAGCACCAAGGAACAAAGCCAAACAGTtattttgagaaaagtAAACATTCTGAAAACTGGTGAATTGTTGTGATTCCTTTTTCGATGACTATATTAAGAAATGCAACTAATATAAAGGAGGTATAATAGTGGAGCATTTACTAAAATAAATTGAGAATAGCTGGTATATTTATAGCAGATAAAGGgtatctttttttggttcaCATAGCTTCTGTACACAGATGATGCATTTCGTTACATGATCAAACAAATCCattataacttttttggGAATATTTAAGTGCAATTGCTAAAGAATGAAATGACATATAGCTGCTATGGTATGGTAAATCATGAAGGGCTGGTACTTCAGCATTTCCTTATTGAGCTGGAGTAATGTATATTTCAGCTCATACCTTCCTAATTGGGTCATCAATGACTTGCAAAACAGAGCGAAAATGGAGAAAGGACCTACACTTGCCTCGCAGCGGGCATACTGCAAGAAGTCATTCAAAGTTTCACAATCAAGTGTTGAAACTAGTTCCTTCGTTGAGTTGAGGTGACGGCGGATGAACTAAACTGAGCTTGACAGAGGAATTTGAAACAGCACAATAGAAACATGAGTTTCAAGCCGCTACTTATGGGAATTACTGCTTCAAAATGTTCTTGGTAATGGATAGAAGATGGTGCATACTTTTCTTAACGCCCTATCTCACGTAATTGTATATTTTTAGTAAGATAGCAATTAAGCTGCTATTCTCAATTAAATTCTGTTATCCTGAATTAAATTCCACTTGAGTAAGATAAAGCCTATTGGAGTCGAAGGGTTAGAAGAATAGGGAGCTAGAACCAAATCCTCAAGTTCAAAAGCATATCTGCGTTGGCACAGACCACTTACCTTATCAAGATGTTTTAGTGCCATCAGAATCATTTTCTTG encodes:
- the SAG1 gene encoding Sag1p (Alpha-agglutinin of alpha-cells~similar to YJR004C), whose protein sequence is MFTFLKITVWLCSLVLAFAAKINDISFSNLEITPLTANKQPDQGWTASFDFTIADASSIREGDDFTLSMPHVYRIKLSDSSQKTTISLRDGTEAFKCYVSQQAAYLYENTTFTCTAQTNLSSYNTIDGSMTFSLNFSNGNSKYEYELENAKFFKSGPMLVQLGDQMSDVVNFDSAAFTENVLHSGRTTGYGSFESYHLGMRCPNGYFLGGTEKIDYDNFNHNINLDCSSVQVYSSNDFNDWWFPQSYNDTNADITCFGSNLWITLDEKLDDGEMVWVNALQSLPANINTIDHALEFQYTCFDTIANTTYASQFSTTREFIVYQGRNLGTASAKSTFTSSSITGLTSTYTSAHSTESTSTIETGTQSTSEVISHVGTISTKLIPATTTGTSTHNSAYSRESTSTIETGGQTTSEVISHLETVSTEPPLTAVPIVTSTSEWTSGMKTHTPQSTSSASAMINSTSLTSSSAVLETSDVSFVKMHTDTITNTSPVSSEEPTCVTSTRNFLNSFSSRQSSNSSKYTSTPHASSVPASKSLLSSSFVPTTAPILNTSIKTESTEYFEYSALTTSTVASNSLSETVLSSQGTKSDTSSASSLMAYYSSTSGSQPFSTQRNSTSTSIIISIYEGKASMFFSSELCSIFFLVLSYLLF